The following coding sequences lie in one bacterium genomic window:
- a CDS encoding Gfo/Idh/MocA family oxidoreductase: MSEWGIALIGAGWISRQYAEALRGIDGARLIAVASRTPESARSLADEFDASLVATFDDLAPIFENPEIDVVCVNSPNHLHASHAIAASQAGKHVIVEKPLCNTFEEADRMAAAARQSGCGVGYAENLVFAPLFRHAKQLLEEGAIGRVLWSRQVEKHGGPYSPWFWRAHEAGGGALADMGCHGIECLRWLLGKPPVRRVHAHLSRLLHRERTALDDDALVRLDFDDGSYAVSESSWAVISGMQSTLEVHGTGGSLYADLLGTAGLESPGLRLFQPDSGWSEVTKNGVGDCGYVAELDHFLNCFRDGVEPEESLADGRAVLEILFGAYASAGRGSAVELPFDPGSILRPVELWTRG; this comes from the coding sequence TTGAGCGAGTGGGGGATCGCTCTGATCGGTGCCGGCTGGATTTCCCGCCAGTACGCCGAGGCCTTGCGCGGCATCGACGGTGCGCGTCTGATCGCGGTGGCGTCGCGTACCCCGGAGAGCGCCCGTTCGCTCGCCGATGAGTTTGACGCTTCGCTCGTCGCCACCTTCGACGACCTCGCCCCGATCTTCGAGAATCCCGAGATCGACGTGGTCTGCGTGAATTCGCCCAATCACCTGCACGCATCCCACGCGATCGCCGCGTCACAGGCCGGCAAGCACGTGATCGTCGAAAAACCCCTGTGCAACACGTTCGAGGAAGCGGACCGCATGGCGGCGGCAGCCCGCCAGTCGGGGTGCGGGGTGGGCTATGCCGAAAATCTCGTGTTTGCGCCCTTGTTCCGGCACGCGAAGCAGTTGCTGGAAGAAGGGGCGATCGGTCGCGTGCTGTGGTCGCGCCAGGTCGAGAAGCACGGCGGTCCGTATTCTCCCTGGTTCTGGCGCGCTCACGAAGCGGGCGGCGGCGCGCTGGCCGATATGGGCTGCCACGGGATCGAGTGCCTGCGCTGGCTCCTGGGCAAGCCACCTGTGCGGCGCGTACACGCGCACCTTTCGCGTCTGCTGCACCGGGAGCGCACGGCCCTGGATGACGATGCACTCGTGAGGCTCGACTTTGACGACGGTAGCTATGCCGTATCGGAGAGTTCCTGGGCGGTGATATCCGGCATGCAGAGCACACTGGAAGTCCACGGTACCGGTGGCAGCCTGTACGCCGATCTTCTCGGCACCGCAGGCCTGGAAAGCCCCGGCCTGCGTCTGTTCCAGCCCGACTCTGGTTGGTCAGAGGTGACGAAGAACGGAGTGGGGGACTGCGGTTACGTCGCAGAGCTCGATCATTTCCTCAATTGCTTCCGAGACGGGGTCGAGCCGGAAGAGTCCCTGGCGGACGGGCGCGCGGTGCTCGAGATCTTGTTCGGGGCCTACGCGTCCGCCGGACGCGGAAGCGCAGTGGAATTGCCCTTCGATCCGGGATCGATCCTGCGGCCGGTCGAACTCTGGACCCGCGGCTGA
- a CDS encoding ABC transporter ATP-binding protein produces MSAKVEARNVVKRFGDLVALSDFNLEIAPGEVFGLIGPNGAGKTTFLRVLTGFWLPTSGDVFVDGLSIVKQRFEVQKRIGYACEQPRLYTDHTVKSFLRMIGELRGISGVELNKAVDKSVERFELQPVYRRRIGVLSKGFRQRVSLAQAMLHDPELIVVDEPTVGLDPAQQIELRDIILSFRGRHTVLLCTHQLREAEFCCDRVALLDRGQLVKVSSAAEISQVGGLEELFLSTIEPGAAEK; encoded by the coding sequence ATGAGCGCCAAGGTCGAAGCAAGAAACGTCGTGAAGCGGTTCGGCGATCTGGTCGCCCTGTCGGACTTCAACCTGGAGATCGCCCCGGGAGAGGTCTTCGGGCTGATCGGGCCCAACGGCGCGGGCAAGACCACGTTCCTGCGCGTTCTCACGGGTTTCTGGCTACCGACTTCGGGGGATGTCTTCGTGGACGGTCTGTCGATCGTCAAGCAGCGCTTCGAAGTCCAGAAGCGCATCGGATACGCCTGCGAACAGCCTCGCCTGTACACCGATCACACCGTAAAGTCCTTCTTGCGCATGATCGGAGAACTCCGCGGAATATCAGGCGTCGAGCTAAACAAGGCAGTCGACAAGAGCGTCGAACGCTTTGAACTCCAGCCGGTATACCGACGTCGAATCGGCGTGCTTTCCAAGGGCTTCAGGCAGCGTGTCTCCCTCGCCCAGGCGATGCTCCACGATCCCGAACTGATCGTGGTCGACGAGCCGACGGTCGGGCTCGATCCCGCGCAACAGATCGAATTGCGAGACATCATCCTGTCGTTCCGCGGGCGCCACACGGTTCTGCTTTGCACCCACCAGCTTCGCGAAGCGGAGTTCTGCTGCGACCGGGTCGCCCTGCTCGATCGCGGCCAACTGGTAAAAGTGAGTTCGGCAGCGGAGATCAGCCAGGTCGGCGGCCTCGAAGAACTTTTCCTGTCGACCATCGAACCGGGGGCCGCGGAAAAATGA
- a CDS encoding redoxin domain-containing protein — protein sequence MPSQYDDQQTQGRKFGLPGFTALVAGLAIVLTWGSFAGIGPSIAAAQTRTEPLLPRFEGPRIDAPGHASTDLLRNRRALVYVFGSADRDADRVAKLLAGLSEEAIAANVTLLGVTRDSDPMMARLFAKSHGFEFPIIVDVGANVSRKLGLQPGNSSLLIVDPEGYIVGGFTGMQETDPRIVEYYDNQIREALFLPQRGDSVAPTLGVLPQAPAFQVRRMDGEMLSSADLKNKVVVLTFFLPTCPHCHEMLKFLKTLLKRVDHEDLVLVPISISPKKYVIEDMAKEFGIEYALYTDPGDKVQKDYAHRHSVPDTLVINREGRIVGRRTGSQPRQQAQIMMEVRGALGIDNPILLDRTGYSGADTCLACHSSQHETWSLTNHAYAFETLAEHAEDRNPECLPCHTVGWDKKGGYSLEKRPDHLRGVQCENCHGRGGPHQSPDFIKDDFQEVCEGCHTQEHSLRFIFAERLPLVSHEENLQFASLSLEERQKLITRRDQRTRALFDKGEFVGSASCQECHASEHEIWSKSGHARAFDTLRGKSEHANADCQKCHTTGFGETGGWPTGGDAQAEVGCESCHGPGGQHVQEGSVKTGSILGLTDKCDSCVIMQICGSCHDDANDPRFEFELDDKIDRIRHGFRDKTASK from the coding sequence ATGCCCAGTCAGTACGACGATCAGCAGACCCAGGGGCGGAAGTTCGGCCTGCCCGGTTTTACGGCCCTGGTGGCGGGACTCGCAATCGTCTTGACCTGGGGAAGCTTCGCCGGGATCGGACCATCGATCGCCGCGGCTCAAACCCGCACCGAACCGCTCCTGCCCCGCTTCGAAGGACCTCGCATCGACGCTCCCGGCCACGCGAGCACGGACCTCCTGCGGAACCGGCGCGCTCTCGTGTACGTCTTCGGCTCGGCCGACCGGGACGCGGATCGGGTGGCCAAACTGCTCGCCGGCCTGTCCGAAGAGGCGATCGCTGCAAACGTCACACTTCTGGGGGTTACGCGAGACTCCGACCCGATGATGGCGCGCCTCTTCGCGAAGTCGCACGGTTTCGAATTCCCGATCATCGTGGACGTGGGCGCGAACGTGTCGCGCAAGCTGGGTCTTCAGCCGGGAAATTCCTCGTTGCTGATCGTCGACCCCGAGGGCTACATCGTGGGCGGATTCACCGGCATGCAGGAAACGGATCCGCGCATCGTCGAGTACTACGACAACCAGATCCGCGAGGCACTCTTCCTGCCGCAGCGGGGTGATTCGGTGGCGCCCACCCTCGGAGTTCTTCCTCAGGCCCCCGCGTTCCAGGTCCGCAGAATGGACGGCGAGATGCTGAGTTCGGCCGACCTGAAAAACAAGGTCGTGGTCTTGACCTTCTTCTTGCCGACCTGCCCGCACTGCCACGAAATGCTGAAGTTCCTGAAGACGCTGCTCAAGCGGGTCGACCACGAGGATCTGGTTCTGGTTCCGATCAGCATCAGCCCCAAGAAATACGTGATCGAAGACATGGCCAAGGAGTTCGGCATCGAGTATGCGCTGTACACGGATCCGGGCGACAAAGTGCAGAAGGACTACGCACATCGGCACTCGGTCCCCGACACACTGGTCATCAATCGCGAAGGCCGCATCGTAGGCCGGCGCACCGGTTCGCAGCCTCGCCAGCAGGCTCAGATCATGATGGAAGTGCGCGGAGCGCTGGGGATCGACAACCCGATTCTCTTGGACCGGACGGGCTACAGCGGTGCGGATACCTGCCTCGCCTGCCACTCCTCTCAGCACGAAACCTGGTCGCTCACCAACCACGCCTACGCGTTCGAGACCCTGGCCGAACACGCGGAAGATCGAAATCCCGAGTGCCTGCCCTGCCACACCGTGGGCTGGGACAAGAAGGGCGGCTACTCGCTCGAGAAACGCCCCGATCACCTGCGGGGTGTGCAGTGCGAGAACTGTCACGGTCGGGGCGGACCGCACCAGTCACCCGATTTCATCAAGGATGACTTTCAGGAAGTCTGCGAAGGCTGCCACACGCAAGAACACTCCCTGCGATTCATTTTCGCCGAACGCCTGCCACTGGTATCGCATGAAGAGAATCTGCAGTTCGCCAGCCTGTCGCTCGAAGAGCGCCAGAAACTGATCACACGCCGCGATCAGCGCACACGGGCGCTCTTCGACAAGGGCGAGTTCGTGGGCTCGGCTTCCTGCCAGGAGTGTCATGCCAGCGAACATGAGATCTGGAGCAAGTCGGGGCACGCGCGCGCTTTCGACACGCTGCGCGGCAAATCGGAACACGCGAACGCCGACTGCCAGAAGTGCCACACCACCGGCTTCGGCGAAACCGGCGGTTGGCCCACGGGCGGAGACGCGCAGGCCGAGGTGGGCTGCGAGAGTTGTCACGGCCCCGGCGGCCAGCACGTCCAGGAAGGCTCCGTGAAGACCGGCAGCATCCTGGGGCTGACCGATAAGTGCGACAGTTGCGTGATCATGCAGATCTGCGGTTCCTGCCACGACGACGCCAACGATCCGCGCTTCGAATTCGAACTGGACGACAAGATCGATCGCATCCGACACGGGTTCCGTGACAAGACGGCGTCGAAGTGA
- a CDS encoding shikimate dehydrogenase — protein sequence MTSAPTDLPVLCGIILHPAAHTLSPVLHAAAYRELGLSAHYHAFDVPPDSVRDALAGMRALGLRQLSVSIPHKETVLELADRASEEARRIGAANTLTRVGDEIVADNTDWIGVRKTLEPLADWKDKRATVLGAGGAARAVVFALRSLEMHVTVVNRSAERAERVARELGAEVGTLEDPFDLLVNTTPLGMSPDLDSTPAAREVLRPDSTVFDTVYRPLETRLLREAASVGCRVQDGLDMLIHQAVEQVRLWCGRAPDAENLRAAALDVLKA from the coding sequence GTGACGTCCGCGCCCACAGACCTGCCGGTATTGTGCGGGATCATCCTTCACCCGGCGGCACATACCCTTTCGCCCGTTCTGCACGCGGCCGCCTACCGCGAGCTGGGATTGAGCGCCCACTACCACGCATTCGACGTGCCGCCGGACTCCGTGCGCGATGCCCTTGCGGGTATGCGCGCTCTCGGTCTGCGCCAGCTTTCCGTCTCGATCCCGCACAAGGAGACCGTGCTGGAACTGGCCGATCGCGCCTCCGAGGAGGCGCGCCGAATCGGGGCTGCCAACACACTGACGCGCGTGGGAGACGAGATCGTCGCCGACAACACCGACTGGATCGGCGTGCGCAAGACGCTGGAACCTCTCGCCGACTGGAAGGACAAGCGCGCGACGGTCCTGGGGGCGGGCGGCGCAGCTCGGGCAGTCGTCTTCGCACTGCGCTCGCTCGAAATGCACGTGACCGTGGTGAACCGCAGCGCTGAGCGCGCCGAGCGCGTCGCACGCGAACTCGGAGCCGAAGTCGGCACCCTCGAAGACCCGTTCGATCTGCTGGTGAACACCACCCCGCTGGGCATGTCGCCGGACCTCGACTCGACGCCCGCGGCTCGCGAGGTCTTGCGCCCGGACTCCACGGTTTTCGACACGGTTTATCGCCCGCTCGAAACGAGACTTCTGCGCGAAGCGGCGTCCGTCGGCTGTCGCGTTCAGGACGGACTCGACATGCTGATACACCAGGCGGTCGAGCAGGTGCGACTCTGGTGCGGGCGCGCTCCCGATGCGGAAAACCTGCGAGCGGCGGCTCTCGACGTACTGAAAGCCTGA
- a CDS encoding uracil-DNA glycosylase: protein MSEERTKILRQIRESLEELGAEGVDFVAAGAKQPASESPPAQPAKQEPSSFVPRVAALADSGPHSELGEEAASRLAAVRQELGECTRCKLCDTRKTIVFGEGSPEAPVVFVGEGPGDEEDRSGRPFVGRSGELLTKMIESVGWKREEIYICNIVKCRPPKNRNPERDEIEACQAFLEKQILAIRPVALITLGKPAISTLLGREVPITRERGIWQEWNGIRLMPTFHPAYVLRSYTQKNRQAVWDDLQAVRALVDETRPS, encoded by the coding sequence GTGAGCGAGGAACGCACAAAGATTTTGCGCCAGATCCGCGAGTCGCTCGAGGAACTGGGGGCCGAGGGAGTGGACTTCGTCGCGGCCGGAGCGAAGCAACCGGCCAGCGAATCGCCTCCTGCGCAGCCCGCAAAACAGGAACCCAGCTCATTCGTGCCGCGCGTCGCCGCCCTCGCGGATTCGGGACCGCATTCCGAACTGGGAGAAGAAGCCGCTTCGCGACTCGCGGCCGTGCGTCAGGAACTCGGCGAGTGTACGCGTTGCAAGCTGTGCGATACGCGCAAGACGATCGTGTTCGGTGAAGGCAGTCCGGAAGCCCCCGTCGTGTTCGTGGGCGAAGGCCCTGGGGACGAGGAAGATCGCTCGGGCCGGCCGTTCGTCGGTCGCTCGGGTGAACTGCTCACCAAGATGATCGAGTCCGTCGGCTGGAAACGCGAAGAGATCTACATCTGCAATATCGTGAAATGCCGGCCGCCCAAGAACCGCAATCCCGAGCGCGATGAGATCGAGGCCTGCCAGGCCTTCCTGGAAAAACAGATCCTCGCGATCCGACCGGTCGCGCTCATCACTCTGGGCAAACCCGCCATCTCGACCCTGCTGGGACGCGAGGTCCCGATCACGCGCGAGCGCGGCATCTGGCAGGAGTGGAACGGAATTCGCCTGATGCCGACTTTCCACCCCGCCTATGTCCTGCGCAGCTACACACAGAAGAACCGGCAGGCCGTCTGGGACGATCTGCAGGCGGTGCGGGCTCTTGTGGACGAAACGCGTCCTTCTTAG
- a CDS encoding ABC transporter permease, which produces MRRLWTLMRKELRALFSSPIAYVVLTAYVSLTGVYFFQHMVAYNQLLFVYQSEVVGGSGFDAGTVPSQINALNELFIPASNDFGLFLLAVLPLVTMRVFAEERTNGTDELLLTTPLRTWELAFSKHLTTYGFVLLLLAVSAIYPAVVVAKSGLGVGHLASLYIGQFAYGCAVAAIGLACSSLTRSQIVAAVLAYAIPFVILDFNWLSNSVSEGVARFLREISLLAHYDSFPRGVIELRHGLYFGGIVALGITVSMASIDLSRAR; this is translated from the coding sequence ATGAGACGTCTCTGGACGCTGATGCGCAAGGAACTGCGCGCGCTGTTCTCATCGCCCATCGCGTACGTCGTCTTGACGGCGTACGTATCGCTCACCGGCGTCTACTTCTTCCAGCATATGGTCGCCTACAACCAGCTTCTGTTCGTTTACCAGTCCGAAGTAGTCGGAGGCAGTGGCTTCGACGCGGGCACGGTTCCAAGCCAGATCAACGCTTTGAACGAGCTGTTCATACCCGCGTCCAATGACTTCGGACTCTTCCTGCTCGCGGTGCTGCCACTGGTCACCATGCGCGTATTCGCCGAGGAACGGACCAACGGCACCGACGAACTCCTGCTGACGACTCCCTTGCGCACCTGGGAACTGGCGTTCTCCAAGCACCTGACCACCTACGGGTTCGTCTTGCTCCTGCTTGCGGTCAGCGCCATCTACCCGGCCGTGGTGGTCGCCAAATCGGGACTTGGCGTGGGGCATCTGGCTTCGCTCTACATCGGGCAGTTCGCCTATGGCTGTGCGGTCGCCGCGATCGGGCTCGCCTGCTCGTCGCTCACCCGGAGCCAGATCGTGGCGGCGGTGCTCGCCTACGCGATCCCCTTCGTGATCCTCGACTTCAACTGGCTCTCGAACTCCGTGAGTGAAGGCGTGGCCCGCTTTCTGCGCGAGATCTCCCTGCTGGCCCACTACGATTCGTTTCCGCGCGGCGTGATCGAGTTGCGTCACGGTCTGTATTTCGGCGGCATCGTGGCTTTGGGCATCACCGTATCGATGGCATCGATCGATCTCTCGAGGGCCCGCTAG
- a CDS encoding acyl-CoA/acyl-ACP dehydrogenase: MNFAFSEEQEFLRSTAREFLERECPLSRVREFLDDPSGRGGAHWPQVVELGWPGLLIPEALGGAGLGFVELAIIQEELGRALAPTPLFAHLQGTLALLYAADESLKSEFLPEVARAARVLALAIEEEAGVERAEQIATRAHASGNAHALHGVKRFVSEAQAATHLIVAARTDRADPAHISWFLVERDAPGVSLRPQDSIDRTRRMAEIEFEGAPARLLGEENRGWETWEYVRDRALVALAADALGGARRCLESAVEYAKEREQFGRPIGVNQAVQHRCADMAVAVESAAALTYYAAWAVDCGAPEAPLAAAMAKAQAGDAYRQNSADALQLHGGVGFTWEYDCHLYYKRARSIEHTYGDAAQQRRRVADLLDL; this comes from the coding sequence ATGAATTTCGCCTTTTCCGAGGAGCAGGAGTTCCTGCGCTCGACGGCCCGGGAGTTCCTGGAGCGAGAATGCCCGCTATCGCGGGTCCGCGAGTTCCTGGACGACCCGAGCGGCCGGGGCGGGGCCCACTGGCCGCAGGTGGTGGAACTCGGCTGGCCCGGCCTGTTGATCCCGGAGGCCCTCGGCGGTGCCGGACTCGGATTCGTCGAACTCGCAATCATCCAGGAAGAACTGGGCCGCGCGCTCGCGCCCACGCCCCTGTTCGCGCACCTGCAGGGAACCCTGGCGCTCCTGTACGCCGCCGATGAATCTCTCAAGAGTGAATTCCTGCCGGAGGTCGCGCGGGCGGCTCGGGTACTCGCGCTGGCCATCGAGGAGGAAGCGGGTGTGGAGCGAGCGGAGCAGATCGCGACGCGCGCCCACGCCAGCGGCAATGCGCATGCACTGCACGGCGTGAAGCGCTTCGTTTCGGAAGCTCAGGCCGCAACTCACCTGATCGTCGCGGCCCGCACCGACCGAGCCGATCCTGCGCACATCTCGTGGTTCCTGGTCGAGCGAGATGCGCCGGGCGTCTCGCTCCGGCCCCAGGATTCGATCGACCGAACACGGCGCATGGCCGAAATCGAGTTCGAAGGTGCGCCTGCGCGGCTTCTGGGTGAGGAGAACCGGGGCTGGGAAACCTGGGAGTACGTTCGCGATCGCGCGCTCGTGGCGCTTGCTGCGGACGCACTCGGAGGTGCCCGTCGCTGTCTGGAATCAGCCGTCGAGTACGCAAAGGAACGCGAGCAGTTCGGAAGACCCATCGGCGTCAACCAGGCCGTGCAGCACCGCTGTGCCGATATGGCGGTGGCGGTGGAATCCGCTGCGGCCCTCACCTACTACGCAGCCTGGGCGGTGGACTGTGGCGCGCCAGAGGCGCCCCTTGCGGCCGCGATGGCCAAGGCGCAGGCGGGCGATGCGTATCGGCAGAACTCCGCGGATGCGCTCCAGTTGCACGGAGGTGTGGGTTTTACCTGGGAGTACGACTGCCACCTGTACTACAAGCGCGCCCGCTCGATCGAACACACGTACGGCGATGCCGCGCAGCAGCGCAGGCGCGTAGCGGACTTGCTGGACCTGTGA
- a CDS encoding GldG family protein — MRALHGVGLVMILAGLGAYYATDQLSPFSIANLIVGPVLLAAAAIANSRKISGFSGALSKRIVWRWSGIGVSVLAVVVGINYLGRDWGARIDLTVAQNYSLSDQSHQICAELEEAGPTTNLDLYFFEDSLVARDVRLLVKAYEADCSHLSVHDVRYEDAPRHAAEVFGSYNTTVVACAQARCDPIGYPSEENITNSIARLSRGQSRPLRGYFVIGHGEIDLASQAGNGFSGVAELLRNEGVEARASIGPSQKDVPDDADVLIIAAPERGFLEPEIASIERYLENGGRLLVLLEPGTQTNLIELLERWGFGIGDGIVADRATSPLLRDSKAISLITHRFSADHPVTRKMSNRTMVLNPGARPIRRQRKPQPKDRLENLAYSSRHAWVERDVEGALAGRPIRADAEELQDLEIPIAAAGSYPRGDREARIVVIGDRDFASNRLLSSLYGKDLFMNSFWWLAENDSRIAIRPKFWTPDQDPLTLQQTVAYFYFMAFALPELLLLLGIRAWYRQRS; from the coding sequence GTGCGCGCATTGCACGGAGTCGGACTCGTGATGATCCTCGCAGGCCTGGGCGCGTACTACGCGACCGACCAGCTCTCCCCTTTTTCAATCGCCAATCTGATCGTGGGTCCAGTGCTGCTCGCCGCCGCCGCGATCGCGAACAGTCGCAAGATCAGCGGGTTTTCGGGGGCACTCTCGAAGAGGATCGTCTGGCGCTGGTCGGGCATCGGGGTGAGCGTGCTCGCGGTCGTCGTGGGAATCAACTACCTGGGACGCGACTGGGGTGCGCGAATCGATCTGACCGTGGCTCAAAACTACTCGCTCTCCGATCAGAGCCACCAGATCTGCGCGGAACTCGAGGAAGCCGGGCCGACGACGAACCTCGACCTGTACTTCTTCGAGGACAGCCTGGTCGCCCGAGACGTGCGCCTGCTCGTGAAAGCCTATGAGGCCGATTGCTCGCACCTCTCGGTTCACGACGTCAGATACGAAGATGCACCGCGTCACGCGGCCGAAGTCTTCGGGAGCTACAACACCACAGTCGTGGCCTGCGCCCAAGCGCGTTGCGACCCCATCGGATATCCGTCCGAAGAGAACATCACGAATTCGATCGCGCGGCTGTCCCGCGGCCAGTCGCGCCCGTTGCGCGGCTATTTCGTGATCGGTCACGGCGAGATCGATCTGGCCAGCCAGGCCGGCAACGGTTTCTCCGGGGTTGCAGAACTGCTGCGCAATGAGGGCGTAGAGGCTCGCGCGAGTATCGGGCCGTCACAAAAAGACGTGCCAGACGATGCCGATGTCCTGATCATCGCCGCCCCGGAGCGGGGCTTTCTCGAGCCGGAAATCGCTTCGATCGAGCGCTACCTCGAAAACGGCGGTCGGCTCCTCGTCCTGCTCGAGCCGGGTACGCAGACAAATCTGATCGAACTGCTGGAACGCTGGGGGTTCGGCATCGGAGACGGCATCGTGGCGGACCGTGCGACCAGCCCGTTGCTTCGGGATTCAAAAGCCATCTCGCTGATCACACACAGGTTCTCGGCCGATCATCCGGTCACGCGCAAAATGAGCAATCGCACGATGGTCCTGAATCCCGGAGCCCGGCCGATCCGCCGCCAGCGCAAGCCCCAGCCGAAGGACCGCCTCGAAAATCTGGCGTACTCCAGCCGCCACGCCTGGGTCGAGCGCGACGTCGAAGGCGCGCTCGCCGGGCGACCGATCCGGGCGGACGCAGAAGAACTCCAGGACCTGGAGATCCCGATCGCTGCCGCCGGAAGCTATCCACGGGGCGATCGCGAAGCGCGCATCGTGGTCATCGGCGATCGCGACTTCGCGTCGAATCGCCTGCTCTCGTCGCTATACGGAAAAGACCTTTTCATGAACTCTTTCTGGTGGCTCGCCGAAAACGACAGTCGGATCGCAATCCGTCCGAAATTCTGGACGCCCGACCAGGATCCACTGACACTTCAGCAGACAGTCGCCTACTTCTACTTCATGGCATTCGCACTGCCGGAGCTATTGTTGCTCTTGGGCATTCGTGCCTGGTATAGACAACGCAGCTGA